One region of Wyeomyia smithii strain HCP4-BCI-WySm-NY-G18 chromosome 3, ASM2978416v1, whole genome shotgun sequence genomic DNA includes:
- the LOC129727552 gene encoding equilibrative nucleoside transporter 1, whose translation MGYATGNTHRPLLPLQDEEEDDSEVAFVDDSNYAGSINAGAEENIPTTKTVGTKNAARSRRADDGSLRIAPVDKYNFTYAVFYLLGMTTLLPWNFFVTAEEYWQYKFRNISSNDTSVLTPRQLEFQSDLSIAASVPSTLFLILNACCGHRVPLHVRMAGSLVMMFLIFIWTTTLVQVDTDQWQDTFFLITVCSVVVVNAFSAIMSGALFGIAGQFTSDYMTAVVSGQSLGGIFTAAVDVIALSFGAPPTTTAFVFFIIGTLVLLLSLVLYLIMAKTLFFKYYTSSRTLMKSSLDVDEMSRELLPRQNPTFIGVLRKIWLFGFAEWLVFVITLSIYPAVTILVGSQSQSHLWSNVYFLPVVNYLLFNTGDYIGRVCAGMIEWPSNSPFLISILSIARIGFVPIMLLCNIKPHHNFPVLIHSDYIFIALMAGFALSNGYITNIALIGAPKAVDQSEKELASSTMAAFLGIGLACGSTISFMIIEMIK comes from the exons ATGGGTTATGCAACTGGCAATACCCACAGACCTTTGCTGCCACTGCAGGACGAGGAGGAAGACGATAGCGAAGTGGCATTTGTTGACGACAGCAATTATGCGGGATCGATCAATGCTGGCGCGGAGGAAAATATTCCCACGACAAAGACGGTGGGAACAAAGAATGCAGCAAGAAGCCGTAGAGCAGACGACGGCAGCCTCCGTATTGCCCCCGTTGATAAGTACAACTTCACCTACGCAGTATTTTATTTGCTCGGAATGACGACGTTGCTGCCGTGGAATTTTTTTGTCACTGCTGAAGAG TATTGGCAATATAAATTCCGTAACATATCAAGCAACGACACCAGCGTGCTAACGCCTCGCCAGTTAGAATTCCAGTCGGATCTCAGCATAGCGGCCTCGGTACCGAGCACATTATTCTTGATACTGAACGCTTGCTGCGGTCACCGGGTTCCGCTGCACGTGCGAATGGCCGGTTCGCTGGTTATgatgtttttaattttcatcTGGACGACGACGTTAGTTCAAGTTGACACCGACCAGTGGCAGGACACATTCTTTCTTATCACAGTTTGCTCGGTCGTTGTCGTCAATG CGTTTTCCGCCATCATGTCCGGCGCTCTGTTCGGAATCGCCGGACAGTTCACGTCGGATTACATGACGGCCGTGGTTAGTGGTCAATCGTTGGGAGGAATCTTCACTGCCGCCGTAGATGTTATCGCGTTATCATTCGGAGCGCCTCCGACAACAACCGCCTTTGTGTTCTTCATCATCGGtacactggtactgttgctttcccTTGTTCTGTACCTGATTATGGCGAAGACactatttttcaaatattacacCTCGTCACGAACGCTGATGAAGAGCTCACTAGACGTAGACGAGATGTCCAGAGAGCTGCTTCCTCGGCAGAATCCTACGTTCATTGGAGTACTGAGGAAAATTTGGCTGTTTGGATTTGCCGAATGGCTGGTTTTTGTTATCACACTATCGATCTACCCGGCGGTGACGATCTTGGTTGGATCACAGAGTCAGTCCCATCTATGGTCGAATGTGTATTTCCTACCGGTCGTGAACTATTTACTGTTTAATACCGGCGATTACATTGGTAGGGTATGTGCGGGTATGATCGAGTGG CCCTCTAACAGTCCGTTCCTGATTAGCATTCTGTCAATCGCTCGAATCGGATTTGTACCGATCATGCTACTATGCAACATTAAACCGCACCACAACTTCCCCGTCCTAATCCATTCGGATTACATATTCATCGCGTTGATGGCCGGATTTGCGCTCTCTAACGGATATATTACTAATATCGCGTTGATCGGGGCGCCAAAGGCAGTTGATCAATCGGAGAAGGAGCTTGCATCTTCGACAATGGCCGCCTTTCTTGGTATCGGTTTGGCATGTGGATCGACGATTAGTTTTATGATCATCGAGATGATCAAATAG